In one window of Musa acuminata AAA Group cultivar baxijiao chromosome BXJ3-2, Cavendish_Baxijiao_AAA, whole genome shotgun sequence DNA:
- the LOC135631721 gene encoding probable E3 ubiquitin-protein ligase LUL2, whose protein sequence is MGNAGSSGNGGGGDGAGVGSVRRRNSGRHHHHHHHPLPFGPSPAPQPPQPQQPPEASANRYVFAAVTPYPPQYPGPNPPQYYQYGYYPPPPPAMPVPPFASFDHHHRGGGGVGPNGEYPTHHPGWVGGGRYPPYGPPPPPLTYVEHQKAVTIRNDINIKKETLRVEPDEQNAGRFLVAFTFDATVAGSITVFFFAKEGTDCDVTATKEDLLAPVTVSFKEGLGQRFRQPSGTGIDFSIFDEAELMKGGELGMYPLAVKAEASLSGNQGPVGENQKLEIPNSQITQAVFEKKENCEYNVRVVKQILWVNQTRYELQEIYGIGNSVDNDTDGNDPGKECVICLSEPRDTTVLPCRHMCMCSNCAKVLRFQTNRCPICRQPVERLLEIKVNNTAEQQQEPQC, encoded by the exons ATGGGGAACGCCGGGAGCAGCGGCaacggcggaggcggcgacggcgccggggttggtagtgttCGGCGGAGGAACTCCGGCCGTCaccatcatcaccaccaccatcCGCTCCCTTTCGGTCCTTCGCCTGCTCCacaaccgccgcagccgcagcagcCGCCGGAGGCGTCCGCCAACCGCTACGTGTTCGCCGCCGTGACGCCTTACCCGCCGCAGTACCCCGGCCCTAACCCCCCTCAGTACTACCAGTACGGGTACTAtccgccgccgccaccggcgATGCCGGTGCCCCCTTTTGCGTCATTCGATCACCACCACCGCGGCGGCGGAGGCGTCGGGCCCAATGGAGAGTATCCGACCCACCACCCGGGGTGGGTGGGCGGCGGGAGGTATCCGCCATACGgcccccctcctcctccgcttACGTACGTTGAGCACCAGAAGGCCGTCACCATCAGGAACGACATTAATATCAAGAAGGAGACTCTCAGGGTCGAGCCCGATGAGCAGAACGCTGGTCGATTCCTTGTGGCCTTCACGTTCGATGCCACCGTTGCAGGAAG CATCACTGTGTTCTTCTTTGCAAAAGAAGGTACAGATTGTGACGTGACTGCAACAAAGGAGGACTTGCTTGCACCGGTCACAGTATCTTTCAAGGAAGGTTTGGGTCAGAGGTTCAGGCAACCATCTGGGACAGGAATTGACTTCTCAATTTTTGATGAGGCCGAGTTGATGAAAGGGGGAGAACTGGGTATGTATCCCCTTGCTGTAAAAGCAGAAGCTTCTCTGTCTGGTAATCAAGGGCCAGTTGGTGAGAACCAGAAATTAGAAATTCCGAACTCACAAATTACCCAGGCTGTGTTTGAGAAGAAAGAGAACTGTGAGTATAATGTTCGTGTGGTGAAGCAGATCTTGTGGGTGAACCAAACCAGGTATGAACTGCAGGAGATTTATGGCATAGGGAACTCGGTTGATAATGACACTGATGGGAATGACCCAGGAAAAGAATGTGTGATTTGTCTTTCGGAACCACGTGATACCACTGTCCTCCCTTGCAGACACATG TGCATGTGCAGCAACTGCGCAAAGGTTCTCAGGTTCCAGACAAACCGATGCCCGATATGCAGGCAGCCGGTAGAGCGGCTACTGGAGATCAAGGTTAACAACACAGCGGAGCAGCAACAAGAGCCACAGTGCTGA